Within the Gracilinema caldarium DSM 7334 genome, the region GACTCTGAAATTGTCCTTTCAATATCTCAGGTAAAGGAAGAACAACATCAGTAGTCCGTTCCCATGATAAGGAATTTAGAACTAAAATCGCCGCAATCTGGTTTCCACTAACATTTTGATCATCTACTTCATGGTACTCAGCAAGAGCATACGTCATATTAGAATTTTCTAATTTAACAAGCAAAGCCTCCGCACCCTTCCGTAGTAAAAATTCGGCTGTTTTCCGTATCCGTTCATACTCTATTTCCGCATCCTTATAAACCCTATTAATTGATGAACCGGGAATGATATCATGGAATTGGTTGGTCAATAAGCGTTTCCAGCAATCCAACAATTCTTCCCGAGGGTAGAACAGAAGCGATTTCTGATCGATTATATATAAAAATGAATAGAGAAATTCGATTTCCCTGAGGGCAAATTCCATTTTACGATTGTTCCGTTTTGTTCGTGCCTGGGTCGTATAGGTCCCTCTATGTAATTCCAGATATAACTCGCCCCTCCATTCGGGTAGATCCCTTGCTTTTTCAAATACGGTGGCTAATGCAGAAGATACTCGACTCCACCTGGACTTAGGTACTCCCTCAAGATCCTTTAGTCGCCGGGCAGCTTCTAAGTCCGCTCGAGTGGTACCTCCACCTCCATCCCCTTCGCCAATGGGTTTGATAACAGCTTCCTGCACTTCTTTATGTTGGATATGGTTCCATGCATCCATCAAATCGGTAGGGGTTACCTTTCCATTGTAACCATTAGCTCGACTGGTAATGTAATGGGTTTTAAGGCCTGTACCATCAAGACCACGCCAGATGAATGTATCGTAGGGGAACCGGGTCGTATCATTCCAGTTAATCTTGCTGGTTACAAAATACTCTATTTCACAACCCTTTAAAATTTGTGGAAGCGCCGCGGAGTAGCCGAATACATCTGGAAGCCATAAGGTATCTCCCTCGTAGCCTAAAAGTTTCTGGCTCGCCTGCTTTCCCACCAGGAACTGCCGAATCAAAGATTCGCCACCGCTTAAATTGCAATCTGCCTCTACCCACATACCCCCATTGGGCTCCCATTGGCCTCGTTCAAAGGCTGCTTTTACGGATGCAAAAATATCTGGATACTCCCGTTGTATAATTTCCAGCTGAGCAGGTTGGGATTGAACAAACACAAACTCTTCAAATTCTTCAGCAAAATGGGCCATGTTGGCAAAGGTACGGGCTACCTTTCGTTCAGTTTCCCAAATAGGCCATAACCAGGCGTGATCTATATGAGCATGGCCTACTAAAAATATTTCTGGCGATGTTCTACTGTTTTTTTCTAATAAAAGCGGTGTAATTATCTCCCGAGCTCTTTGCACCTGATCTTCTAATTCATCGTCCCGGGCTGTAAAACGAATTTTCATTAATCCTCGGTAGAGCTCCTGAAGAATACGATTTTTCCGTAACGAATTTTCATCCAGGTTTTGGGCAAGATCAAACAGAATACGTACATCGTGGTACAGGGCATAGACGTTTTGATTCTTAGCAGTTAATGCCGCATGACGGAAAATATTAGGGTAGTCATCGATATGGGCTCCCAAAGTAAGGATCACCGATTCACCCTGGAAGGGATGTTCTCCGGGGTACTTGTGTCCCGCATAGGACTCCAGGTGTATCTCATACTGAGTTCCTTGCATTCCAGAGGGAGATAATCGAATCTCATCGTGAAAGGGATTGATGGCCCCAGTTGCTTTCCCATTAATAAACACTAGAGAATCGGCATTTGGGGTGGCCTGCAAAAAAATCTCTTTGCCTCGAGCCGATTCAGGCACTGTAAAAAAAGTTCTAAACCAATAGGTGGTCCATTCCTTACCGTAGGGGTAGGGAAACTGAATCGGTTTCCAGGTATCTACCACAGGGGGCTTTCGATAGACCTTTTCGGTTTCAAAAACCTCAAAAGCAGGCCGTTCTAACACTGTATACCGGAGCCCTTTTAAAAAATGTATATACTGCCGTATTCGTAAATCAACCTTTCGTAGTAGCATTATGTGCCGTCCTTAATCCTTAAATGTATCATTACCCTTTTACAGCTCCCATGGTGATACCCTCTACAAAGAATCTTTGGAAACACAGAAAGAGTACAATCACAGGGATAACAACCATGGTAGACGCCGCCATAAGAAGACTGAAAGCGACCGTATGTTCGGCCCTAAAAAATTGTAAACCAATAGAAAGGGGATACATCGCAGGGGTCTGTAGATAAATAAGAGGTGTTAAGAAATCATTCCATGCATTTACTGCAGTAAAAATAGCAACCACTGCTATGGCAGGTTTCATAAGAGGGATTATGACTTTAGAGAAAATTAAAAACTCATTAGCTCCGTCGATTCTTGCCGCGTCAGATATTTCCTTAGGGACACCCATTAAGAACTGACGTATCAGAAACATATAAAAAGCCTGTCCAAAAAAAGCAGGGACAATTAAGGGAAGATATGTATTGATCCAGCGTAATTTAGCAAAAATATCAAAAAGAGCGACCAGGGTAACCGGGAACGGAATGAACATGGTTGATATAGCTACATAAAAAAGCACTTCTCGTCCTTTCCATTCAATCCTTGAAAAGCCATAAGCAATCAGGGAGTTAGAAATAACCGCACCGATGGTTGCTCCCGTGGTAAGGATAAGGGAATTGATAAAATACCGTATAAAGGGAATGTATTCCAACGCATCAATATAATTTTTCCATACTAAGGTATGGGGGAAAATAGTTGGAGGAAAGGCAGTTAATTCTTGAGAGCCCTTAAGAGATGTAACTACCATCCAGTAGAGCGGAGTGATATACACCAGGCTCATGACTACTAAAATTACTCTTGGCAAAATCCTGGTAACAAAGACTTTTTTGATGGATATTCTACTTGGCCGAGATATGTTCTTTGTCCTTATTGCTGTATTATTCACCACAATCATTTCTCCTATTCGACATCATAATTAACCCAGGCCTTTGCCCATCGAAATACCATAAGGGCGATCCCCATACTAATGATAAAAAATATCCATACCAAGGCCGAAGCGTACCCCATTTGGGTATACTGGAAAGCAGATTTATACACATAGAAGACATAGAAAAGAAGCGAGTTATCAGGACCCGCAGTATTGGATCCACTACTACCTCCACCGGTTATAATATACGCTTGGGTAAATATCTGAAGCCCGTGACTTAAACCAAGAATGATATCGTATAAAATTATGGGTGTAATCAGGGGAAGGGTAATATTAAAAAATCGTTGAAACACATTTGCTCCATCAATTTGTGCAGAATCAAAAAGCTCAGAAGGAATAGCCCTAATACCCGCTAAAAAAATAAGCGCTGGCCCCCCTGCTCCCAGCTGAGCAAGTAATACAAGTGATAATTTATTCCATCTGGCATCTCCAATCCAATCGATTATTGGTAGACCTATTTTTTGCCCAATCAAATTAAGAAGTCCAAAACGGGGATTTGAAAAGACAACCCAAACAAACGAAAGAGCAAAGATCGGTAATATGGAAGGGATATAAAGTATAGCACGATAAATTGCAACTTCTTTAATTTTTTGATTCATAGCGAGGGCAAGTACTATTGCCACAACTACTCCAATAGGAACCGCTAATATGGTATAATAAAGTGTATTATACGCGGATTTCCAGAAGAGAGGATCTTTAAAAAGGTGATGAAAATTCTGAAAGCCAATAATGATAGGTTTCCCAAAGCCTGAGTAACGGGTAAAACTTAACCAAAGAGAATATACTATTGGATAGATTTGAAACACTATAAAACCTAAGATCCATGGACTAACAAAAATCAGCCCATTCCGTATATTTCGGCGCGATGATTGGCTCATCCCGATTTCTCCTTTTAATTTAAAGGCGATAAGGTCCCTGATATCCTTATCACCTTTTTTATTTTTATTTTACCTGATCCAACTGGGGCTGTACTGTATCATAGGCTTGTTGTAAAACTTGTACTGGATCCGCTTGCTTCAAGGTTACCGCGTTCTGTGCTTGAGTCAAGGCATCCCAATACAATCCTCCTACAGGGAGGGGTGGCCGGCTATTAGAATTCGTTAAAAGCTGTTTAAAGAATTTATGATCACCCTCGTAAAGCGCATCATCATCTACCAGAGCCTTATATGTAGGCATGTGAGAAGTACCAATTATATACATCTTCTGACCTTCGGGACCTGCCATCCAGGAAATAAAATCATAAGCCGCCGCCACATGTTTTGACCCCTTAGGAATTACAAACGACCAACCACCTGACCATGTTTGAGGAGACGCACCTTTTTCTGGAATAGGTATATAGGTAACACCATAATTCAAGTTAGGAGCATATTGCTTAATTGAATTCAATACCCAATCGCCAGAAACCATCATCGAAACTTTACCGATTAAAAAGGGATGCTGTTCCGGTGGAGGATTTGGAGGAGCATAGGTACTAATAAACGTCTGAACTTTCTGTGGTCCCATCATAGCTGCCCAGTCTTTCATAAACTGAAAAGCCTTTACCACACCAGGATTGGTGGGGGTAACTTTCATGGCATTAAGATCAGCAAATTTGCCGCCAAACACAAACCCCCAGGTATAATGCCACCCCTGCGAATAAGTAGTATCGTAGGGAATAAACCCAACCTGGGTATAGTTTCCGTTCGCGTCGGTCTTATCAATCTTCTGAGCAATCTGCTTAATTTGATCTATAGTGAGGGGGCCATTCTTTGGATTAAATATTTCTGGATCAAAGCCTGCTGCTTTGATCATGTCTTTATTATAATATAAGACCCTGGCATCCGTATCAAAGGGGAGGGCATAGGTACGACCTTTGTACTGAGTTTCGGCCCACGCAAAAGGAAGATACTTGGAAGAAAGATTAGCATCATTTTTCTGTACCATCGCCGTAAGATCTTCTAGAACCCCTGCCGCTGCCCGCTGTGCTACGGTGAATCTATCAAGCTGATACACATCCGGTCCAGTGCCACCCCGAACTGCGGTCATTAATTTTGAGATATCTGTTTCAGAACCAGGGACCTGAACAAATTCAACAATCACACCAGAATGAGTTTTATTATAGGTATCTACCATCTCTTTTAAAACTATTGATTCTGGCGGGGTCATAGAAGTCCAATATACAATCTTTTCGGGCTTTGTAGATTGTGTTCCGTCCCCAGTTTCCTTTTGACCACTGGCAAATACCAGTGCTCCGCCAACAATGAGTACCATGACGATAGAAATGATTCTTTTCATCCTTTCCTCCTATTTGTTCTGTTCCCCTCGGATTTTTAATTTTTAAGTGTCAGGGATCACCATTTAATTAAAAATTTGGAGGGGAACAAAAAATCTGAATACTTAGCCCAGGAAACTCCCGTGTAATAGTATTCAGACGGCGAATGAATTGGAAATCACAGGCATGTATATATTACATCATCAACCGTAGCTACATATTATCACATGTCATATCATCTGTCAATTAAATAATATTTAATAATACATATTATATCATGTTATACTAGCAGTTGAAAGCCCATATACCAGATCAAAGGGAAGAAGTATTTTTTCTACTGGTCCATTTTCGTTAATCTTTTTTACAATCATCTCCGCAGCGATAGAACCCATCCTATCTTCGTATTGCCGAATATGGGTATATAAAATTGGTCCTGGCGAAAAATAGGGATAATCGAAACAAAGAATCGAAAGATCCCCGGGGACGTCCAGCCCAATTCTTCGCGCAGCTTCATGAACTACCAATGCAACATTAAATTCGTCGGCAACCACTGCACTAATTTCTTTATGGGAAGATAAGAATTCTTGGACTCGGAGGATATCTTTCTCATGCTTTATTTTTACATAATCTAGACTCACAATCATTTCCAAATCGGTCATTAAAATATCTCTATCGATCGCAATTCCATGTTCTGCATGACTCCGAACAAAGCCATCTAACCGCGCTTCGATTGTGGATGTATGAGTACTTTTAGGTGATATAAATGAAATAGAACGGTGCCCTAATTCAAAGAGGTAATCTACACCCCGTTGTGCGGCAGCCACGCAATCGGTCCCTACAAACGAAGCTTCAAGACCTTCTAGTTGTCGATCCACAAAAACAAGCGGAAATTTATCCAAAATCAAACGAAGTATAGTTTCGCTATAAAATTCTCCATGCACTGGCATAATTATAATGCCCTTAACCCCTAAACGCAGCAATTCTTGGATCGATTGCTCTTCTAGACTCTTATCATCCTGAGATCTACGTAAAACAATTGAATATCCTAACTCTCGACAACGGCTTTCAATCCAATACAGTAATCTGGTTCCAAAAGAATCTGCAAAGTCAGCTAAAATAACTCCTATCAAAGAATCCGTACTCAAAGATGAACTGGAAGATTTTTTATCAGATAATTCTACATTCCTGACAAAAGATCCCTTGCCAGCCACCCGTTCTATAAGCCCCGCATCCTCTAACTTTTCTAACGCTTTTTTACTGGTTATTCTGCTCACTCCATATTGATCAGACAGCTCTTTTTCCGATGGTAACCTTGCTCCAGGGAGATATTTTCCAGATTTTATATCGTTAACTAGTTGATTGTAAATTTTTTGGTACAAAGGCCATAATGTTTGATCCATATATATGACACCTATTAATTTATTCCTTGTTGATATATAATGGTATATCATTCATAACAGCCTGTCAAGAAAACTTACATTTCGTATCATTGAACCTACTGCATAGATGGGATATCGACTTTATCCTAGAATAGTTGTCACACATTTCAGAACAGTATGAAGATGACAACATGCAACTTTCATTATTAATTACTCTACTAGTATGCTTAGCCCTTTGGAGGTATAGAGAACGCGGCTTCGAGGATACCCCTCTACAACCGCTTCATCAAAATGACCAAGCAAGTTATCCGTAATAATCACGTTGAGTAGAGTACCTTGAGCAGGTGCCTTGCCTGTGAACTTTATACTGAGTTTTCCATTCGTTATGAAAACAGTTCCTTTAACAAGAAATTGGCCATTACCATGATCATCAAGATTAATTTTCAAAACACCCCCCGTTTGGACATAGGAGCCCAATATCTCTACTTCTGAAAAAGAAGTACCTTCGATCGTTCCTCCTTTCAAAAATACATCCCCAGAACCTAAAGCTTTTTGGTTGCATACACGCAGAACACCATCGATAACGACAGTCCCCCCTGTATAGCTGTTAGTTCCCCAGAGTTCCAGAATTCCAGTCCCCCGTTTTGTTAACTTACCCTTACCGGTGATATTGTTACGCCAAGAATCTTTGGAATTAAATCCACCAAGGGAGGCATTCATTGTTACATCAACATCCCCATCGAAAGCTCCGTATCCATCGGCTGCAGAAAAAAGATTTATCCTTCCCCACCCTTCCGTATCATCCATAATAGGATAACCTGCAGGATAAGCAGTTGATTTAAGTACAGCCCTTCTCTGAGTATCAGTAAGGTAAGGAAACCGTGTTGAAAGTAATACTTCAGCACCTTTCGGTACCGTAGCCGCTTTCTGTAAGATATTTATTCTAGTAAAACCTGGTGCAAAAAGCCGTTCACAGGTAATTTTATTTAGCCTACGATCTGCATAAGGATCCTTAGATAAATCCGTGGTATGGGCATACTCATACAACTGATTAAAATTTGAAGCCCCTACCTTTGTCATAAGCCATTTTTGAGTTTGCATATAGGCTTCAGCAGCTAAAGCCATATTCTCGCTTTTATTCATGTTGTAAGCTACTTGAGCAAGTGCTAAGATTCGACCGCCTATCACATCCAGGGGAGAGTGAACCCCTGCAAGCATTCTATTCTCACCCATTACATAAGCACGAGTTACCATTTCTTGAAATCGCTGCGGAATAAGCCATGCAACAGTCAGGGCATCGCGCCAAGCTTCAGCAACATGACCACTTGGGAAGCCACCATCAGTGGAGGGGGAAGAACTTTGAGCAGGCACAAGGGAGGGAGCAACTATTACCTTTTTACTCCATCTATAAGGCCTTGCATATTTATAGTAGCGCTTAGCCGGCTCTGTTGAGGCATCTACACTATTAATGTTTAAAAGATCTACTGCCTTACCAAGATCTGTATTGCCCTTATCGGAGCTTATCCCGCGATTTACACCTTTATCATCATATTTAACACTCTTTGCATCTGAAGGAATCCCTGTAATTGTCGTCCACTGCCGTGTTCCTTCAAGCCAAACCTTTGCGAGTGGTCCTAAAGCATCAGATATACTGATACTTTTGCCTCGCCTATCATCAAGGTAAGCGGCAAGCTCTTGTTCTGCAGTACGGGCTAACGTAATTTTCTCAACATAAGCGATATTGGCATCGTGTATTGCTCTATCTAAAATTGTACCATCAGTTGAGTCCCCAGGAATACCACTCCAAACTGAGGGGGTAATTGCAGTGAAAGGCCCTTCGGCATTTGTAGTAACTCCCGCATCCACATAAACCTTACCGTCTGCTGCTGGTCGCGGTGCCCAGATAGAAAGCATACCCGCAAGGACCCTGACTCCAGCATTAGTCTCTAGAGTTGCCATAGATGCTAAGCCTCTTTGATTAGTGGCTCCATAATCTACATATGCAGGTATTCCCTCTGGTATAGGGACGGAATCTTCATAACCGACGCCTACGGGCTCAGGTGGGACAGTAAATTCAGAACGAAAATTGTTTGATGAGGTTATAGAAGGAATAACATTACTAGAGGAAGTGATTTCATTTTGCAGTTTGTACGTACTTATACAGGTACTTAATAAAAACATCAGACCAGTACTAATTATTACACCAATTATCCTCTGTATACATTGCTTATTTAACATGACCCTACTCCTTTTACGAGCCTATTAGTTTTTAAAGAATTCTAAAAAAAAAATAATTAAGAAATGCTATATTATAGTACTTAGCATGTATTAGGTATTAATTAAAATTAAGTGAGATATTATCAAATGTTGCATAACCTTAAATTATATCTTGTCGATGGCATAACCTTGCATGATCCAAGAAATAGGGAAGTAATACTTCTTATTTTGATTTGGTTATGCAGGTTGAGAGCTTATCAACGAGATAACTATAATGAGCCCGAAATACTGGTTAAAAAAGAAGAGTATCCGACTATAAGATGCTTTCTTTGGAAGAAACAGATTCTTGAAAGTGCTGACATGCTCGTAGTATCAATGCCGAAGCAATATTAACTACTGGGAATAAATTGAGTAAGTTACTACTACAAAACCAAAGAAAAGACAGAAGATAGTACTACAGATCCTCATACAAGAGTAGGCTTTCATTGTTTCCTGGGTGGTTCCAACCTGGTTATTTCTAGGAGATCACCCAGGAAACAAGGTTCAAGACTATTCCAGCATAAACCAGAACTCTCCCTGATACAAAGCCGGATACACCCGGTACTGGTCTAAAGTATCGGGGCCGCAGGTTGCGGTTCCCACACCGCGCTGGGCGAGGTCCAGATTCAGATAGAGGCCTCGGCCACAGGCGACGCTGAATTCCGGCAGTGCATCCCAGTGACGGGCTTCCCAAAGTTCCTGGTCCGAATAGGGGCTTACTGAAAAATCAAAGGGGGCAGTACCGGCAATACAAAGGTCTTCGCCCTGCTTGCCTTTAAGCCTGAGCCAGCGAGTACCATGCCGGTTCCCATTTTCCTGGGGAAGCATATAGGGGGTAACCAGGTCCGCCAGAGAGGCCCGCCACCGGCCCAGGTGGGCACCGGCTTTCCGGTCAGCGTAAGCTTCCTGGGGGCCGAGACCGAACCATTCCACCGCTGGACTGGATGGGGACCATGTCAGCGGTTCTAGGGCCCCTTGCAAGCCTACCCGGCCGAGTTCGCCGAGTTCTGGATTCAAGTCAAAGGTGAATCGGCCCCGGAGCAGCCTATCGTCTTCCTGTACCCATTGGGTGATATAGCGGCCCGCATCGAGCCCACTGGCAGTCATTACTTTGCAAATGTAAAGCCCCCGGTCAGCATCCTGGCTCAGGGCTTCGAAGCGGAGTTCTGAAAGCCCCGCATCGAGCCAGCGGTACATCACCTTGTTTTCATAATAAAAGGCAAAGTCCTTTTTTCCCCGCAGTTTCATAAAGTTTTTAAGGCCGTCGTTCTGGGTAGGCACCCGGTACAGGTGGGGCACCAGAGGCTGTTTTATATATTCCCGGCCATGTGCATCGGTAAGGGACGCAAGGAACCCCTCTTTGGTGAAACCAGCCCTGAACTGCCC harbors:
- a CDS encoding carbohydrate ABC transporter permease gives rise to the protein MSQSSRRNIRNGLIFVSPWILGFIVFQIYPIVYSLWLSFTRYSGFGKPIIIGFQNFHHLFKDPLFWKSAYNTLYYTILAVPIGVVVAIVLALAMNQKIKEVAIYRAILYIPSILPIFALSFVWVVFSNPRFGLLNLIGQKIGLPIIDWIGDARWNKLSLVLLAQLGAGGPALIFLAGIRAIPSELFDSAQIDGANVFQRFFNITLPLITPIILYDIILGLSHGLQIFTQAYIITGGGSSGSNTAGPDNSLLFYVFYVYKSAFQYTQMGYASALVWIFFIISMGIALMVFRWAKAWVNYDVE
- a CDS encoding alpha-mannosidase; protein product: MLLRKVDLRIRQYIHFLKGLRYTVLERPAFEVFETEKVYRKPPVVDTWKPIQFPYPYGKEWTTYWFRTFFTVPESARGKEIFLQATPNADSLVFINGKATGAINPFHDEIRLSPSGMQGTQYEIHLESYAGHKYPGEHPFQGESVILTLGAHIDDYPNIFRHAALTAKNQNVYALYHDVRILFDLAQNLDENSLRKNRILQELYRGLMKIRFTARDDELEDQVQRAREIITPLLLEKNSRTSPEIFLVGHAHIDHAWLWPIWETERKVARTFANMAHFAEEFEEFVFVQSQPAQLEIIQREYPDIFASVKAAFERGQWEPNGGMWVEADCNLSGGESLIRQFLVGKQASQKLLGYEGDTLWLPDVFGYSAALPQILKGCEIEYFVTSKINWNDTTRFPYDTFIWRGLDGTGLKTHYITSRANGYNGKVTPTDLMDAWNHIQHKEVQEAVIKPIGEGDGGGGTTRADLEAARRLKDLEGVPKSRWSRVSSALATVFEKARDLPEWRGELYLELHRGTYTTQARTKRNNRKMEFALREIEFLYSFLYIIDQKSLLFYPREELLDCWKRLLTNQFHDIIPGSSINRVYKDAEIEYERIRKTAEFLLRKGAEALLVKLENSNMTYALAEYHEVDDQNVSGNQIAAILVLNSLSWERTTDVVLPLPEILKGQFQSLRTAKGLVPIQESRNILDQIELHAVVTMPPMGAIVFVLEECPLKVMNTIPFQYRGKHLLTPYYEVEFNETKGIIHLVDRQTKREFVESGKVFNSFVGAEDLPILWDAWDIDADWVESQEIENRLIASELISIGFLFIQIRNKYRIGRQSTLTQDVYFYAHNRRIDFVTLIDWHESHRLLKVAFPVNLYTTQVRCEVQYGHVFRSTHNNLPQDRAQFEFCAHKWISLEENGASVALLNDCKYGYDVDGTVMRLTLLRSPKAPDREADMGLHQVTYSILPFCGPFSVETTVHAAYDLNQPCNVFGLKKMSTPPLKNKQIKEWLSVFSVDTPQVIIETVKMAEDGNDIILRLYEASGGACFANLDCLGSIELAVETNMLERNPIPLDFEEHSVHLSFRAFEIKTVRLKLTYVSLS
- a CDS encoding ABC transporter substrate-binding protein; the encoded protein is MKRIISIVMVLIVGGALVFASGQKETGDGTQSTKPEKIVYWTSMTPPESIVLKEMVDTYNKTHSGVIVEFVQVPGSETDISKLMTAVRGGTGPDVYQLDRFTVAQRAAAGVLEDLTAMVQKNDANLSSKYLPFAWAETQYKGRTYALPFDTDARVLYYNKDMIKAAGFDPEIFNPKNGPLTIDQIKQIAQKIDKTDANGNYTQVGFIPYDTTYSQGWHYTWGFVFGGKFADLNAMKVTPTNPGVVKAFQFMKDWAAMMGPQKVQTFISTYAPPNPPPEQHPFLIGKVSMMVSGDWVLNSIKQYAPNLNYGVTYIPIPEKGASPQTWSGGWSFVIPKGSKHVAAAYDFISWMAGPEGQKMYIIGTSHMPTYKALVDDDALYEGDHKFFKQLLTNSNSRPPLPVGGLYWDALTQAQNAVTLKQADPVQVLQQAYDTVQPQLDQVK
- a CDS encoding GntR family transcriptional regulator; this encodes MDQTLWPLYQKIYNQLVNDIKSGKYLPGARLPSEKELSDQYGVSRITSKKALEKLEDAGLIERVAGKGSFVRNVELSDKKSSSSSLSTDSLIGVILADFADSFGTRLLYWIESRCRELGYSIVLRRSQDDKSLEEQSIQELLRLGVKGIIIMPVHGEFYSETILRLILDKFPLVFVDRQLEGLEASFVGTDCVAAAQRGVDYLFELGHRSISFISPKSTHTSTIEARLDGFVRSHAEHGIAIDRDILMTDLEMIVSLDYVKIKHEKDILRVQEFLSSHKEISAVVADEFNVALVVHEAARRIGLDVPGDLSILCFDYPYFSPGPILYTHIRQYEDRMGSIAAEMIVKKINENGPVEKILLPFDLVYGLSTASIT
- a CDS encoding acid phosphatase → MLNKQCIQRIIGVIISTGLMFLLSTCISTYKLQNEITSSSNVIPSITSSNNFRSEFTVPPEPVGVGYEDSVPIPEGIPAYVDYGATNQRGLASMATLETNAGVRVLAGMLSIWAPRPAADGKVYVDAGVTTNAEGPFTAITPSVWSGIPGDSTDGTILDRAIHDANIAYVEKITLARTAEQELAAYLDDRRGKSISISDALGPLAKVWLEGTRQWTTITGIPSDAKSVKYDDKGVNRGISSDKGNTDLGKAVDLLNINSVDASTEPAKRYYKYARPYRWSKKVIVAPSLVPAQSSSPSTDGGFPSGHVAEAWRDALTVAWLIPQRFQEMVTRAYVMGENRMLAGVHSPLDVIGGRILALAQVAYNMNKSENMALAAEAYMQTQKWLMTKVGASNFNQLYEYAHTTDLSKDPYADRRLNKITCERLFAPGFTRINILQKAATVPKGAEVLLSTRFPYLTDTQRRAVLKSTAYPAGYPIMDDTEGWGRINLFSAADGYGAFDGDVDVTMNASLGGFNSKDSWRNNITGKGKLTKRGTGILELWGTNSYTGGTVVIDGVLRVCNQKALGSGDVFLKGGTIEGTSFSEVEILGSYVQTGGVLKINLDDHGNGQFLVKGTVFITNGKLSIKFTGKAPAQGTLLNVIITDNLLGHFDEAVVEGYPRSRVLYTSKGLSILVE
- a CDS encoding carbohydrate ABC transporter permease, yielding MSLVYITPLYWMVVTSLKGSQELTAFPPTIFPHTLVWKNYIDALEYIPFIRYFINSLILTTGATIGAVISNSLIAYGFSRIEWKGREVLFYVAISTMFIPFPVTLVALFDIFAKLRWINTYLPLIVPAFFGQAFYMFLIRQFLMGVPKEISDAARIDGANEFLIFSKVIIPLMKPAIAVVAIFTAVNAWNDFLTPLIYLQTPAMYPLSIGLQFFRAEHTVAFSLLMAASTMVVIPVIVLFLCFQRFFVEGITMGAVKG